The Zalophus californianus isolate mZalCal1 chromosome 8, mZalCal1.pri.v2, whole genome shotgun sequence genome has a segment encoding these proteins:
- the PREB gene encoding prolactin regulatory element-binding protein isoform X2, translating into MGRRRAPELYRAPFPLYALQVDPSTGLLIAAGGGGAAKTGIKNGVHFLQLEQINGRLSASLLHSHDTETRATMNLALAGNILAAGQDAHCQLLRFQTHQQKGKTKAEKAGCKEQGPRQRKGAAPVEKKSGAETHQEGIELSVENLQAVQTDFSPDPFQKVVCFNHDNTLLATGGTDGYVRIWKVPSLEKVLEFRAHEGEIEDLALGPNGKLVTVGWDLKASVWQKDQLVTQLHWQENGPTFSNTPYRYQACRFGQVPDQPTRLRLFTVQIPHKRLRQPPPCYLTAWDGSTFLPLRTKSCGHEVISCLSVSESGTFLGLGTVTGSVAIYIAFSLQGVFLSGCCSCSVSGLLL; encoded by the exons ATGGGCCGGCGACGGGCGCCAGAGCTGTACCGGGCCCCGTTCCCGTTGTATGCGCTTCAGGTCGACCCCAGCACGGGGCTGCTCATCGCTGCAGGCGGAGGAGGCGCTGCCAAGACGGGCATAAAGAATGGCGTG CACTTTCTACAGCTAGAGCAGATTAATGGGCGCCTGAGTGCCTCTTTGCTACACTCCCATGACACAGAGACACGGGCTACCATGAACTTGGCACTGGCTGGTAACATCCTTGCCGCAGGGCAGGATGCCCACTGTCAGCTCCTGCGCTTCCAGACCCATCAGCAGAAGGGCAAAACCAAGGCAGAGAAGGCAG GTTGCAAGGAGCAGGGGCCTCGACAGAGGAAGGGGGCAGCCCCAGTAGAGAAGAAGTCTGGAGCTGAAACCCACCAGGAGGGGATAGAACTCAGTGTAGAGAATTTGCAAGCGGTGCAGACAGACTTCAGCCCTGATCCGTTTCAGAAAGTTGTATGCTTCAACCATGATAACACCCTGCTTGCCACTGGAGGGACGGATGGCTACGTTCGTATCTGGAAG GTACCCAGCCTAGAGAAAGTTCTGGAGTTCAGAGCCCACGAAGGAGAGATTGAGGACCTGGCTTTGGGGCCTAATGGCAAG TTGGTAACTGTGGGCTGGGACCTTAAGGCCTCCGTGTGGCAGAAGGATCAGCTGGTGACACAGCTGCACTGGCAAGAGAACGGACCCACCTTTTCTAACACGCCTTACCGCTACCAGGCCTGCAG gtttgGGCAGGTTCCAGACCAACCTACCAGGCTGCGACTCTTCACAGTGCAGATTCCCCACAAGCGTCTGCGCCAGCCCCCACCCTGCTACCTCACAGCCTGGGATGGCTCCACCTTCCTGCCCCTTCGGACCAAGTCCTGTGGCCATGAAGTCATCTCCTGCCTTAGTGTCAG TGAGTCGGGTACCTTCCTAGGCCTGGGCACAGTCACCGGCTCTGTCGCCATCTACATAGCTTTCTCTCTCCAG GGAGTGTTCCTGTCTGGTTGTTGCTCCTGCTCTGTGTCGGGCTTATTGTTATGA
- the TCF23 gene encoding transcription factor 23: MSQREVRRAPAMPGVGQKPAKAKRRLVAGPGRKRSRLSRTRQDLWEETSWSDQRWSRAALSPRGVRPRSLARGRSEASPKNAARERSRVRTLRQAFLALQAALPAVPPDTKLSKLDVLVLATSYIAHLTRTLGHELPGPAWPPFLRGLCYLHPLKKWPMRSRLYAGGLGSSGLDPTTATTSSQRTTEAEARPQVSEEADALFPTRPRSPALGDK, translated from the exons ATGTCACAGAGGGAGGTCAGAAGGGCCCCCGCCATGCCGGGAGTGGGGCAGAAGCCGGCCAAGGCCAAGCGGCGGCTGGTAGCAGGCCCTGGCAGGAAGCGGAGCCGCCTGAGCAGAACAAGGCAGGACCTGTGGGAAGAGACGAGCTGGAGCGACCAAAGGTGGAGCAGAGCTGCCCTGAGCCCACGGGGGGTCAGGCCCAGGAGCCTGGCTCGTGGCCGG AGTGAGGCCAGTCCCAAGAACGCTGCACGGGAGCGGAGCCGGGTGAGGACACTGCGCCAGGCCTTCCTGGCCCTGCAGGCCGCTCTGCCTGCTGTGCCACCCGACACCAAGCTCTCCAAGTTGGATGTGCTGGTGCTGGCCACCAGCTACATAGCCCACCTCACCCGCACACTGGGCCATGAGTTGCCCGGCCCCGCCTGGCCTCCCTTCCTGCGTGGACTCTGCTACCTACACCCTCTCAAG AAGTGGCCCATGCGATCTCGTCTCTATGCTGGAGGCCTGGGGAGCTCTGGCCTTGACCCCACCACAGCTACCACCTCAAGCCAAAGAACAACGGAGGCAGAGGCCAGACCCCAAGTCTCTGAAGAGGCAGACGCTCTCTTTCCTACGAGGCCACGCTCACCAGCTCTCGGTGACAAATGA
- the PREB gene encoding prolactin regulatory element-binding protein isoform X1 has translation MGRRRAPELYRAPFPLYALQVDPSTGLLIAAGGGGAAKTGIKNGVHFLQLEQINGRLSASLLHSHDTETRATMNLALAGNILAAGQDAHCQLLRFQTHQQKGKTKAEKAGCKEQGPRQRKGAAPVEKKSGAETHQEGIELSVENLQAVQTDFSPDPFQKVVCFNHDNTLLATGGTDGYVRIWKVPSLEKVLEFRAHEGEIEDLALGPNGKLVTVGWDLKASVWQKDQLVTQLHWQENGPTFSNTPYRYQACRFGQVPDQPTRLRLFTVQIPHKRLRQPPPCYLTAWDGSTFLPLRTKSCGHEVISCLSVSESGTFLGLGTVTGSVAIYIAFSLQRLYYVKEAHGIVVTDVAFLPEKGRGPELLGFHETALFSVAVDSRCQLHLLPSRRSVPVWLLLLLCVGLIVMTIVLLQGVFPGFL, from the exons ATGGGCCGGCGACGGGCGCCAGAGCTGTACCGGGCCCCGTTCCCGTTGTATGCGCTTCAGGTCGACCCCAGCACGGGGCTGCTCATCGCTGCAGGCGGAGGAGGCGCTGCCAAGACGGGCATAAAGAATGGCGTG CACTTTCTACAGCTAGAGCAGATTAATGGGCGCCTGAGTGCCTCTTTGCTACACTCCCATGACACAGAGACACGGGCTACCATGAACTTGGCACTGGCTGGTAACATCCTTGCCGCAGGGCAGGATGCCCACTGTCAGCTCCTGCGCTTCCAGACCCATCAGCAGAAGGGCAAAACCAAGGCAGAGAAGGCAG GTTGCAAGGAGCAGGGGCCTCGACAGAGGAAGGGGGCAGCCCCAGTAGAGAAGAAGTCTGGAGCTGAAACCCACCAGGAGGGGATAGAACTCAGTGTAGAGAATTTGCAAGCGGTGCAGACAGACTTCAGCCCTGATCCGTTTCAGAAAGTTGTATGCTTCAACCATGATAACACCCTGCTTGCCACTGGAGGGACGGATGGCTACGTTCGTATCTGGAAG GTACCCAGCCTAGAGAAAGTTCTGGAGTTCAGAGCCCACGAAGGAGAGATTGAGGACCTGGCTTTGGGGCCTAATGGCAAG TTGGTAACTGTGGGCTGGGACCTTAAGGCCTCCGTGTGGCAGAAGGATCAGCTGGTGACACAGCTGCACTGGCAAGAGAACGGACCCACCTTTTCTAACACGCCTTACCGCTACCAGGCCTGCAG gtttgGGCAGGTTCCAGACCAACCTACCAGGCTGCGACTCTTCACAGTGCAGATTCCCCACAAGCGTCTGCGCCAGCCCCCACCCTGCTACCTCACAGCCTGGGATGGCTCCACCTTCCTGCCCCTTCGGACCAAGTCCTGTGGCCATGAAGTCATCTCCTGCCTTAGTGTCAG TGAGTCGGGTACCTTCCTAGGCCTGGGCACAGTCACCGGCTCTGTCGCCATCTACATAGCTTTCTCTCTCCAG CGCCTCTACTATGTGAAGGAGGCTCATGGCATTGTCGTGACGGATGTGGCCTTTCTACCTGAGAAGGGTCGTGGTCCAGAGCTCCTCGGGTTCCATGAAACTGCCCTGTTCTCTGTGGCTGTGGACAGTCGTTGCCAGCTGCACCTGCTGCCCTCGCGGA GGAGTGTTCCTGTCTGGTTGTTGCTCCTGCTCTGTGTCGGGCTTATTGTTATGACCATCGTGCTGCTCCAGGGTGTCTTCCCAGGTTTTCTTTAG
- the PRR30 gene encoding proline-rich protein 30 — protein sequence MLPQNKDQVLLQNAAPPGHPSLGPSQLVHSPPSNLQPLPPPRPPPLFHSPCSPPPGSHSPGSHFYSSDSNSDFILHPYSSSLPSSPSFFHQNYLSLSCPQSSSPSHQLHPSPTHTHSSSPSQLQNTSLPHSHCHSPSPTGDRPSSTVTSPTLSLPSGGVHSNRQTSPWHQYGDTSSPGAVGECVASERDPAEFRDPGALAHALVAHLGHRRIAHDLRLLLLQRLWLGRTGQAPVVEYPICLVCLKPRSPSCPIPRYRTGPRLLAFPQLLPCAQGQESGPLRIGIGFGLRLPRGQARALHLLPERRPEEAGPQGKAARAHGYQTPASQAPAAQAAGAQARAHPARGTSSQATSLRSTGLQSPNSMRFSGPLPQAPKQATVSLKPRPFSVSMGPASPEPILQKSPP from the coding sequence ATGTTGCCTCAAAACAAGGACCAGGTGCTGCTACAGAACGCAGCGCCCCCTGGGCacccctctctgggcccctctCAACTTGTGCACTCCCCACCCAGCAACTTACAGCCTCTGCCTCCCCCGCGACCACCccctctcttccactccccttgctccCCTCCACCAGGGTCGCACTCTCCAGGCTCCCATTTCTACTCTTCTGACTCAAATTCTGACTTTATCCTACACCCttactcttcctctctcccaagttcccccagtttctttcatcagaattACCTCTCTCTTTCCTGCCCCCAGTCTTCCTCGCCCTCCCACCAGCTACACCCCTCCCCTACTCACACgcattcctcctctccctctcagcTACAGAAcacctctctcccccactctcatTGCCATTCTCCTTCCCCCACAGGAGACCGCCCTAGCTCCACCGTCACTTCCCCGACCCTCAGCCTACCTTCTGGTGGGGTCCACTCAAACAGACAGACATCGCCCTGGCATCAGTACGGGGACACCAGCTCCCCTGGGGCGGTGGGGGAATGCGTGGCAAGCGAGAGGGACCCTGCAGAGTTCAGGGACCCAGGAGCCCTGGCCCATGCCCTGGTGGCCCATCTGGGGCACCGGCGCATTGCCCACGACCTGCGGCTCCTGCTTTTGCAGCGCCTGTGGCTAGGGAGAACTGGCCAGGCCCCAGTTGTAGAATATCCCATTTGCCTGGTGTGCCTCAAGCCGCGCAGCCCCTCTTGCCCCATCCCCAGGTACAGGACTGGACCCCGGCTGCTTGCCTTTCCCCAGCTACTGCCCTGTGCACAGGGCCAGGAATCCGGACCACTCCGCATAGGCATTGGTTTTGGCCTCCGCTTGCCTCGGGGCCAGGCCAGGGCCTTGCATCTCTTGCCAGAAAGAAGGCCAGAGGAAGCAGGGCCTCAGGGCAAGGCTGCTCGGGCCCATGGATATCAAACCCCGGCATCCCAGGCTCCAGCAGCTCAAGCAGCAGGGGCTCAGGCGCGGGCCCATCCAGCCCGGGGCACATCCTCCCAGGCCACGAGTCTCAGATCTACAGGCCTTCAGTCACCAAACTCTATGCGCTTTTCAGGGCCTCTACCTCAGGCACCCAAACAAGCCACTGTCTCCCTGAAACCCAGGCCTTTCTCTGTGTCCATGGGGCCTGCCTCTCCAGAGCCCATTCTCCAAAAGTCACCACCCTAG